TGGACTGCCATCGAGAATCACGCCGCGTTGCGCGCCTTTTGTACGCAACAGCCGGACCAACTGGCGGGTATCGATCCCGGAAATCCCGGGAATGCCGTTTTCCGCGAGAAAATCTTCCAGGCGCTTGCTGCCGCCACGCCAAGAGCTGGCCACAGGTGAGAGATTTCGCACCACGAAACCTTCCACTTGGATCTTTCCGGATTCCATGTCCTCCGGCGCGATGCCGTAGTTTCCGACTTCCGGATAGGTCATGGTCACGATCTGGCCACAATACGATGGATCGGTCAGGACTTCCTGGTAACCGGTCATGGCGGTATTGAAAACCACTTCACCAAGAGCACCAGAGCGGGCACCAAAGCCCTTCCCACGAAAGACCGTCCCGTCCTCCAAGGCCAGGGTCGCGTCACGCATGATCATCCTCCAAAGGTTGCACAATCACCACCGGACCGGATGGAAATCCCGGTCCTCGACTCATTGAAACTTTGGGCCAAAGGTAGAAAGCCTACCTACACAACATGGATGAATCGTTCCGGGGTCAGCAGGTGGCCCATGGATTGGTCGTGTTCCTGCTGGGGAAGCGTGCCTGGATGCACCTGGGCTTCCCAGGCCACGCCCACGCGGATGGTCTTGGGGTTCAAGGCCAGCCAACGGTCGTAATAGCCCGCCCCCTTGCCGATCCGACCACCCGTCAAATCGAAAACCTCGCCGGGCACCAGCACGATCCCTCCTGCCGGAAACCATCCGCCGCGCCTTGCCGGTGCGGGCTCGCGGGTCCCCCACGGACCGGGTACCAGATCCGTCCCGGGATCCTGCACGAGGGCCAGATCCATGATCCCTGGC
This DNA window, taken from Fibrobacterota bacterium, encodes the following:
- a CDS encoding 5-formyltetrahydrofolate cyclo-ligase — its product is MAYKDGLEKEIRENIDAPPSIPEEETSQSRLRSWARERVATMEPMDVAQVGERLLSQLRHWDVYRCADDVALFWSIGREIPMEAVMEGLIADGKRIWLPWMDAEPGIMDLALVQDPGTDLVPGPWGTREPAPARRGGWFPAGGIVLVPGEVFDLTGGRIGKGAGYYDRWLALNPKTIRVGVAWEAQVHPGTLPQQEHDQSMGHLLTPERFIHVV